The following proteins are co-located in the Candidatus Palauibacter polyketidifaciens genome:
- the groL gene encoding chaperonin GroEL (60 kDa chaperone family; promotes refolding of misfolded polypeptides especially under stressful conditions; forms two stacked rings of heptamers to form a barrel-shaped 14mer; ends can be capped by GroES; misfolded proteins enter the barrel where they are refolded when GroES binds) encodes MAKDLEFDTAARQRLKAGVDKLARAVKVTLGPKGRNVVLEKKFGSPTITKDGVTVAKEVELDDPVEDLGAKMVKEVATKTSDAAGDGTTTATVLAQSIFTEGLKSVTAGANPMALKRGIDKSVEAIVANLHSISVETSGKTEIAQVAAISANSDQEIGELIADAMEKVGKDGVITVEEARGLETELETVDGMQFDRGYLSPYFVTDPDKMEVVLDEPIILIHDKKISAMKDLLPVLEKVAQMGKPLLIVAEDVEGEALATLVVNKLRGTLKVASVKAPGFGDRRKQMLQDIAILTGGQVISEELGFKLENTVVGDLGQAKRIVIDKDNTTVVDGAGDTDRIQGRISEIKVAIDKSTSDYDR; translated from the coding sequence ATGGCGAAGGATCTTGAATTCGATACCGCGGCACGGCAGCGCCTGAAGGCGGGCGTGGACAAGCTCGCGCGCGCGGTCAAGGTCACGCTCGGCCCCAAGGGGAGGAACGTGGTCCTTGAGAAGAAGTTCGGCAGCCCGACGATCACGAAGGACGGCGTGACGGTCGCGAAGGAAGTCGAACTGGATGACCCGGTCGAGGATCTCGGCGCGAAGATGGTGAAGGAAGTCGCGACGAAGACGTCCGACGCGGCGGGCGACGGCACGACGACGGCGACGGTGCTCGCGCAGTCGATCTTCACCGAGGGGCTCAAGAGCGTGACGGCGGGTGCGAACCCGATGGCGCTCAAGCGCGGCATCGACAAGTCTGTCGAGGCGATCGTCGCGAACCTGCATTCGATCTCCGTCGAGACCTCCGGGAAGACGGAAATCGCCCAGGTCGCCGCCATTTCGGCGAACAGCGACCAGGAGATCGGCGAACTGATCGCCGACGCGATGGAGAAGGTCGGGAAGGACGGCGTCATAACGGTCGAGGAGGCCCGCGGCCTCGAGACCGAGCTGGAGACCGTGGACGGGATGCAGTTCGACCGCGGCTACCTCTCGCCGTACTTCGTCACGGATCCGGACAAGATGGAGGTCGTCCTCGACGAGCCGATCATCCTGATCCACGACAAGAAGATCTCGGCCATGAAGGACCTGCTGCCGGTCCTCGAGAAGGTTGCCCAGATGGGCAAGCCTCTCCTGATCGTGGCGGAGGACGTGGAGGGCGAGGCGCTCGCCACGCTCGTCGTCAACAAGCTGCGCGGCACGCTCAAGGTCGCGTCCGTCAAGGCTCCGGGCTTCGGCGATCGCCGCAAGCAGATGCTGCAGGACATCGCGATCCTCACCGGCGGCCAGGTGATCTCCGAGGAGCTCGGCTTCAAGCTCGAGAACACCGTGGTCGGCGATCTCGGCCAGGCGAAGCGGATCGTCATCGACAAGGACAACACGACGGTCGTCGATGGCGCCGGTGACACGGACCGCATCCAGGGCCGCATCAGCGAGATCAAGGTCGCGATCGACAAGTCCACGTCCGACTACGACCGC